From the Burkholderia sp. WP9 genome, the window AAAACGGCGATCACATTCTTGAGCGCCTGGATGGCTTGCGCGGCGAAGTCGGTGGTCTGGAAGCGCGCCTGTTCGTCCCAGCCGATCTGGCCGGCAATGAACACCTGTGTGCCGGTCGCCGCGACGCCATTCGCGTAGCCACGCGGTTTGACCCAGCCGGCGGGGAGAAGAGCTTTTTTCATGAGCGATGCGCCTCAATGGAGTCGGGCTGTGGGGCGAACGTCGCGAGCGCGCTCGCGATGTCGGTGGGAATATCAATGGAGGTGCCGATTTCCAGCGAAGTCGTGACGAGCACCTGTTTCGCGCGGAAGCGGGTTTCGCCGTTGCAATGGCCGACAATCTCGATCCTGATCGAGCGACGGCCGATCGCCTCGACCTTGAGAGTCAGCGTGATCGTTTCGCCCATCTGGCTCGGCCGCGAAAACTCGCAATCGAGTTTGACGATCGGCAAGCCGACGCGGCGTTGAGCGATCATCTGCGCGTAGTCGATGTGCAGACCTTCGTTGAACCAGTCTTCGACCAGCGCGTTGGTCATCACCAGATATTGCGGAAAAAACACAATGCCGGCCGGGTCGCAATGCGAGAAGCGGATCCGCACGGGCCGTTCGAAAGATGCGCTCATTGCGTATGGGCTCCGGCAGTGGCGGCAGCATGTGCTTTCAACAGATCGCGTCCGACAATCAGTTGCTGTACTTCGGTTGCGCCTTCGTAAATGCGCAGCGCGCGAATCTCGCGATACAGCATCTCGACGGCCGTGCCGCTTTGCACGCCCATGCCGCCATAGAGTTGCACGGCGGCGTCGATCACCTGTTGCGCGCCTTCGCTCGCGTGCCATTTCGCCATCGCGGCTTCGCGTGTGACGTTTTCGCCCTGGTCGCGCAACCAGGCCGCGCGATAGACCAGCAACGCACTGCTGTCGATGGTCAAGGCCATCTGTGCGAGTTTGGCTTGCGTCAGTTGAAAATCGCCAAGCGTCTGCCCGAACATCTTGCGCGAGGCGGCCCGCGTGAGACCTTCGGCCATCGCGTGACGAGCAAAACCGAGCGACGCCGCCGCCACCGACGTGCGGAAAATGTCCAGCGTGCGCATGGCGAGCTTGAAGCCTTCGCCGGGCGCACCGAGCATCTGACTGCGCGGTACGCGCGCTCCAGCAAAGTGCAAACGCGCGAGCGGATGCGGCGCGATCACGTCGATGCGCTCCGCGATTTCCAGCCCCGGCGTATCCGCATCCACGATGAACGCGCTGATGCCGCGCGCGCCCGGCGCTTCGCCGGTTCGCGCGAACACCACATAGAAATCGGCGATGCCGCCGTTGGAGATCCACGTCTTGTCGCCGTTGAGCACGTAGGCGTCGCCGTCTTCGCGAGCGGCGAGCGCCATGGCGGCGACGTCCGATCCAGCGTCGGGCTCGGACAGCGCGAACGCCGCGATTGCCGTGCCGTTGGCGACGCGCGGCAGATAGCGCGTCTTTTGTTCGTGCGTGCCGCCGAGCGAGATGGCGCCCGAACCGAGTCCTTGCATCGCCAGCGCGAAGTCCGCGAGTCCGGAGTGTTTGGCGAGTGTTTCGCGCAGCAGGCAGACGGCGCGCGTGTCGATCGTGTCGCCGTGGCCGCCGTAGGCTACGCCGCCCACGCCATATGTCAGCCAGCCCGCCGCGCCGAGTTCACGTACCAGATGACGGCAGGTGGCGTCCACGTCCTTGTGATCCTGGTGCGAGAGATTCGCGTGGCACCACGCTTCGATACCCGCGGCCAGTTCGCGATGGCGCGGCTCGAAGAACGGCCACGCCAGCGCGCTATGCAGATCCGGTTCGGTGTGGGCGCTCAA encodes:
- a CDS encoding thioesterase family protein; this translates as MSASFERPVRIRFSHCDPAGIVFFPQYLVMTNALVEDWFNEGLHIDYAQMIAQRRVGLPIVKLDCEFSRPSQMGETITLTLKVEAIGRRSIRIEIVGHCNGETRFRAKQVLVTTSLEIGTSIDIPTDIASALATFAPQPDSIEAHRS
- a CDS encoding acyl-CoA dehydrogenase family protein, with protein sequence MSAHTEPDLHSALAWPFFEPRHRELAAGIEAWCHANLSHQDHKDVDATCRHLVRELGAAGWLTYGVGGVAYGGHGDTIDTRAVCLLRETLAKHSGLADFALAMQGLGSGAISLGGTHEQKTRYLPRVANGTAIAAFALSEPDAGSDVAAMALAAREDGDAYVLNGDKTWISNGGIADFYVVFARTGEAPGARGISAFIVDADTPGLEIAERIDVIAPHPLARLHFAGARVPRSQMLGAPGEGFKLAMRTLDIFRTSVAAASLGFARHAMAEGLTRAASRKMFGQTLGDFQLTQAKLAQMALTIDSSALLVYRAAWLRDQGENVTREAAMAKWHASEGAQQVIDAAVQLYGGMGVQSGTAVEMLYREIRALRIYEGATEVQQLIVGRDLLKAHAAATAGAHTQ